One Halorientalis litorea DNA segment encodes these proteins:
- a CDS encoding hydantoinase B/oxoprolinase family protein gives MTDHDIDAVSLEILRTQLESVAEEMGQVLIRGAYSPNITERRDCSTALFDADGRLVAQAEHIPVHLGAMPAAVDAVLDCDPEPGDVFVLNDPFRGGTHLPDVTLVSPMAPEGEILGYAVSRAHHADVGGMTPGSMPAGARDIQQEGVRIPPVRLVERGSVVADVESFLLANVRNPAERRADLRAQRAANDRGEARTGDLLDAHGERLLTAFSAVIDYSRERVEAELGALPDGEYHATDVLEGDGVTGRGAGEDPADRDIPVAVTVTVDGATVDVDFTGTADQVPGNVNAPLSVAKSAVYYVIRCITDPDIPPNQGCYDPVTVRAPEGSLLNPRPPAAVVGGNVETSQRVTDVVFAALAEAAPDRVPAAGQGTMNNLVVGDADFQYYETIGGGTGARPTGDGLAGVQVGMTNTLNTPVEAVEAAYPLRVTEYALREDSGGAGRYRGGDGLVRELRVLTDATVSLLTERRRHAPRGLAGGADGAPGRNLIDGDPVPAKTTCEVSAGTTVRIETPGGGGHGDADAE, from the coding sequence ATGACCGACCACGACATCGATGCTGTCTCCCTCGAAATCCTCCGCACCCAGTTGGAGAGCGTCGCCGAGGAGATGGGACAGGTGCTGATACGCGGCGCGTACTCGCCGAACATCACCGAGCGGCGGGACTGCTCGACGGCACTGTTCGACGCCGACGGGCGACTCGTCGCACAGGCCGAACACATCCCGGTCCACCTCGGCGCGATGCCCGCGGCCGTCGACGCCGTCCTCGACTGTGACCCCGAGCCCGGCGACGTGTTCGTCCTGAACGACCCGTTCCGTGGCGGGACACACCTCCCCGACGTGACGCTCGTCTCGCCGATGGCTCCCGAGGGTGAGATTCTCGGCTACGCCGTCTCCCGCGCCCACCACGCCGACGTGGGTGGGATGACCCCCGGGAGCATGCCCGCCGGAGCGCGGGATATCCAGCAGGAGGGTGTCAGGATTCCGCCGGTCCGCCTCGTCGAGCGCGGGTCGGTCGTCGCGGACGTGGAGTCGTTCCTGTTGGCGAACGTCCGCAACCCGGCGGAACGCCGGGCGGACCTCCGGGCACAGCGGGCGGCCAACGACCGTGGCGAGGCCCGAACCGGTGACCTCCTCGACGCTCACGGCGAGCGTCTCCTGACGGCCTTCTCGGCGGTCATCGACTACTCCCGCGAGCGCGTCGAGGCGGAACTCGGTGCCCTCCCGGACGGGGAGTACCACGCCACAGACGTGCTGGAGGGCGACGGCGTCACCGGGCGGGGGGCGGGCGAGGACCCGGCCGACCGGGACATCCCCGTCGCGGTGACCGTCACCGTCGACGGCGCGACGGTGGATGTGGACTTCACCGGCACCGCCGACCAAGTCCCGGGCAACGTGAACGCGCCGCTGTCGGTGGCGAAAAGCGCGGTGTACTACGTGATTCGGTGTATCACAGACCCGGATATCCCGCCGAATCAGGGGTGTTACGACCCGGTGACGGTTCGGGCACCGGAGGGGTCGTTGCTGAACCCGCGGCCGCCAGCGGCCGTCGTCGGGGGGAACGTCGAAACCAGCCAGCGGGTCACGGACGTGGTGTTCGCGGCACTCGCCGAGGCAGCCCCCGACCGGGTCCCCGCGGCCGGGCAGGGGACGATGAACAACCTCGTCGTCGGCGACGCCGACTTCCAGTACTACGAGACAATCGGCGGCGGCACGGGCGCGCGGCCGACCGGCGACGGCCTCGCCGGCGTTCAGGTCGGGATGACGAACACGCTCAACACGCCCGTCGAGGCCGTCGAGGCGGCCTACCCGCTCCGGGTCACTGAGTACGCGCTCCGCGAGGATAGCGGCGGTGCGGGTCGGTACCGCGGCGGCGACGGCCTCGTCCGCGAACTCCGCGTGCTTACTGACGCCACCGTGTCCTTGCTCACGGAGCGTCGTCGGCACGCGCCCCGCGGATTGGCCGGCGGTGCGGACGGCGCGCCTGGCCGGAACCTGATAGACGGCGACCCCGTTCCGGCGAAGACGACCTGCGAGGTGTCCGCGGGGACGACCGTCAGAATCGAGACACCGGGCGGTGGCGGACACGGTGACGCGGACGCCGAGTAG
- a CDS encoding DUF7123 family protein: MSATASSNAPAETTLTDKQRAILVYLRDNADEQTYFKSRLIGEELDMSAKEVGTNMPAIQQGEFDIEVEKWGYSSSTTWKVTA, translated from the coding sequence ATGAGTGCTACAGCGTCGTCGAACGCGCCAGCCGAGACGACACTCACGGACAAACAGCGCGCGATTCTCGTGTATCTCCGTGACAACGCCGACGAGCAGACCTACTTCAAGTCACGGCTCATCGGCGAGGAACTCGACATGTCCGCCAAGGAAGTCGGGACGAACATGCCCGCCATCCAGCAGGGCGAGTTCGATATCGAGGTCGAGAAGTGGGGCTACTCCTCCTCGACGACGTGGAAAGTGACCGCCTGA
- a CDS encoding YkgJ family cysteine cluster protein: MESLESELARARELDVAVIADAIESIGFECTRCGACCKAETCGEDTAQTDDAAGGDTEPHTATVFPDEIRRLQATDDYDFRDVARPMPYGLTDGSDGPEGETFEWALQTDDCGDCTFYDEADDGTGACTVHGDRPLICRTYPFSVALGGTSQPMGEAVDSAGPTVSGTDGTPAGESADGERLVRAHECEGLGRDISRADAEALAAALKTRAVRELEEAIAVRDNYEAVDPGPGGVVVHDSEGAKRPDGSPVE, encoded by the coding sequence ATGGAGAGCCTCGAATCCGAGTTGGCCCGCGCCCGCGAGTTGGACGTGGCCGTCATCGCCGACGCCATCGAGTCCATCGGGTTCGAGTGTACGCGCTGTGGGGCCTGTTGTAAAGCCGAGACGTGCGGTGAGGATACGGCACAGACCGACGACGCGGCTGGGGGAGACACCGAACCGCACACGGCGACGGTGTTCCCCGACGAGATTCGCCGACTACAGGCGACCGACGACTACGACTTCCGGGACGTGGCGCGCCCGATGCCGTACGGACTGACCGACGGCAGTGACGGCCCGGAGGGTGAAACCTTCGAGTGGGCACTCCAGACCGACGACTGCGGGGACTGCACGTTCTACGACGAAGCCGACGACGGCACCGGTGCCTGCACGGTCCACGGGGACCGGCCGCTCATCTGTCGTACGTACCCCTTCTCCGTCGCGCTCGGCGGGACGAGCCAGCCGATGGGCGAGGCCGTCGACAGCGCGGGGCCGACGGTATCGGGTACGGACGGAACCCCGGCGGGCGAGTCCGCCGACGGCGAGCGGTTGGTCCGCGCGCACGAGTGCGAGGGGTTGGGGCGGGACATCTCGCGGGCCGACGCCGAGGCGTTGGCGGCGGCACTCAAGACGCGGGCGGTGCGGGAACTGGAGGAAGCCATCGCGGTCAGGGACAACTACGAGGCGGTCGACCCCGGGCCGGGTGGGGTGGTCGTTCACGACTCCGAAGGGGCGAAACGGCCGGACGGGTCGCCAGTCGAGTGA
- a CDS encoding DoxX family protein, with amino-acid sequence MQGDTDEGATGESDTPARLGRVLFGLGLALQATEDFRDIEEAIEYAESEGVPFPDLAAPLASGMMFVSGLCLALWRLPRLATGAVVTFLAVVTPTMHDFWNDEDGSGDRLAFWGNMAMLGAALAYMKKAWE; translated from the coding sequence ATGCAGGGAGACACGGACGAGGGAGCGACAGGCGAGAGTGACACGCCGGCGCGACTCGGTCGGGTACTGTTCGGCCTCGGGTTGGCACTCCAAGCGACCGAGGACTTCCGGGACATCGAGGAGGCAATCGAGTACGCCGAGTCCGAGGGTGTGCCCTTCCCCGACCTCGCGGCCCCGTTGGCCTCGGGAATGATGTTTGTCAGTGGCCTCTGTCTGGCTCTCTGGCGACTGCCGCGGCTGGCAACCGGCGCGGTGGTGACGTTCCTCGCCGTCGTGACTCCGACGATGCACGACTTCTGGAACGACGAGGACGGGAGCGGCGACCGCCTGGCCTTCTGGGGCAACATGGCGATGCTCGGGGCGGCACTGGCGTACATGAAGAAGGCGTGGGAGTGA
- a CDS encoding TRAM domain-containing protein: MEISEKLLCLFSAEVTSDGDSYTVEIPKREVDTGSIDPGETYRVALIASEDDAEPTSEPEEPSTEPQPPVEPGEIRYVEIEDIGKQGDGIARVERGYVIIVPGAEIGERVKIEVTEVKSNFAVGEIIDEGV; this comes from the coding sequence TTGGAAATCTCTGAGAAACTCCTGTGTCTGTTCAGTGCGGAGGTCACGAGCGACGGCGACTCGTACACTGTCGAAATTCCCAAACGCGAAGTCGACACTGGCTCTATCGACCCCGGTGAGACGTATCGCGTCGCTCTCATCGCGAGCGAGGACGACGCCGAACCGACTTCCGAACCGGAAGAGCCGTCGACCGAGCCACAGCCGCCGGTCGAACCCGGCGAGATACGCTACGTCGAAATCGAGGACATCGGCAAGCAGGGCGACGGCATCGCCCGCGTCGAACGCGGGTACGTCATCATCGTCCCCGGTGCCGAAATCGGCGAGCGCGTCAAGATAGAGGTCACGGAGGTCAAGTCGAACTTCGCAGTCGGCGAAATCATCGACGAGGGCGTCTAG
- a CDS encoding winged helix-turn-helix transcriptional regulator, producing the protein MTDEGVDEDKRATLRRFAALGAAAPFSGFTGESDSDAPDAIAGYVSATPGAHFSKIRDDLQLGTGETQHHLRRLVGDGTLEQRADGDYQRYFPAGQFSTFEQVTLGYLRRDTPRGMLVALLRDPDLTASEIATQLGVSAPTVSNYAADLEAAGLLSRTDGYTVQDPETVLLLLVRYADSFDADAATLASVADELVQYDP; encoded by the coding sequence ATGACAGACGAGGGCGTTGACGAAGACAAGCGGGCGACACTCCGCCGCTTCGCCGCCCTCGGTGCCGCCGCCCCCTTCTCGGGCTTTACCGGTGAGAGCGACAGCGACGCCCCCGACGCCATCGCCGGCTACGTGTCAGCGACCCCCGGCGCGCACTTCTCGAAGATACGCGACGACCTGCAACTCGGGACCGGCGAGACCCAACACCACCTCCGCCGTCTCGTCGGCGACGGGACGCTGGAGCAACGCGCCGACGGCGACTACCAGCGGTACTTCCCTGCCGGGCAGTTCTCGACGTTCGAGCAGGTCACGCTGGGGTACCTGCGCCGCGACACGCCGCGGGGGATGCTCGTCGCCCTCCTGCGCGACCCGGACCTGACGGCCAGCGAGATAGCCACGCAGTTGGGCGTGTCGGCACCGACAGTCAGTAACTACGCGGCCGACCTCGAAGCCGCAGGCCTGCTCTCGCGGACCGACGGCTACACCGTCCAAGACCCGGAGACGGTCCTCCTCCTGCTGGTTCGCTACGCCGACTCCTTCGACGCCGACGCCGCGACGCTCGCGTCCGTCGCGGACGAACTCGTGCAGTACGACCCCTAG
- a CDS encoding DUF7860 family protein, with the protein MGRYGNIDYPTMAKRGFFVGLALFLVGALGGLVGPAVAGPLPQWEATLLFDLEVLGLLVGFFSPMLFGVVLPLTE; encoded by the coding sequence ATGGGACGATACGGCAACATCGACTACCCAACCATGGCGAAACGCGGGTTCTTCGTCGGACTCGCGCTGTTCCTCGTCGGCGCGCTCGGTGGACTCGTCGGTCCGGCAGTCGCCGGTCCCCTGCCGCAGTGGGAGGCGACGCTCCTGTTCGACTTGGAAGTGCTTGGCCTCCTCGTCGGCTTCTTCTCGCCGATGCTGTTCGGCGTCGTACTCCCGCTCACGGAGTGA